In Electrophorus electricus isolate fEleEle1 chromosome 18, fEleEle1.pri, whole genome shotgun sequence, one genomic interval encodes:
- the angptl7 gene encoding angiopoietin-related protein 7 — MRTATARTAVVAVALLLVVLCPTWAQVPPKKRAVPAKAARAQCCDEVRVLKVQVANLSSLLEDMGRRQEADVRSLVRQVLELEKQNHQQEARVTEAESKYSEIHNRVEIMQLQAAQAAPHTTSDAIYDCASLYNRNYKISGEYKLPKDDFLRTPDLDVYCDMETNGGGWTVIQRRKVGLTSFDRDWKQYKNGFGTIRGDFWLGNEHIFRLTRQPTVLRIELEDWEGEARYTEYGFFTLSNELNSYKLFLANYSGNAGDSLRYHNNTNFSTKHKDNDKCVDDCAQLRKGGYWYNCCTDSNLNGMFYRYGAHTKNSDGITWYGWHGPNYSLKRVEMKIRPQNFTP, encoded by the exons ATGAGAACAGCAACGGCTAGGACAGCGGTCGTAGCGGTCGCGCTGCTGCTCGTGGTGCTGTGCCCGACGTGGGCCCAGGTGCCCCCAAAGAAGCGGGCGGTGCCAGCCAAGGCGGCCAGGGCTCAGTGCTGCGACGAGGTGCGTGTGCTGAAGGTGCAGGTGGCCAACCTGAGCAGCCTGCTGGAGGACATGGGAAGGAGGCAGGAGGCTGACGTGAGGAGCCTGGTTCGGCAggtgctggagctggagaagcagAACCATCAACAAGAGGCGCGCGTGACTGAGGCGGAGAGCAAGTACTCGGAGATCCACAACCGCGTGGAGATCATGCAGCTGCAGGCCGCACAGGCAGCCCCGCACACCACCTCAG ATGCAATTTATGACTGTGCATCACTGTACAACAGAAACTACAAAATTTCTGGGGAGTACAAATTACCAAAAGATGATTTTCTAAGAACACCTGATCTGGAT GTGTACTGCGATATGGAGACGAATGGAGGCGGCTGGACGGTAATCCAGAGGCGGAAGGTGGGTTTGACCAGCTTCGACCGGGACTGGAAGCAATATAAGAATGGATTTGGTACAATTCGTGGAGACTTCTGGCTCGGCAATGAGCACATCTTCCGTCTGACCCGACAGCCCACGGTGCTCAGGATAGAGCTGGAG GACTGGGAGGGCGAGGCGCGTTATACCGAATATGGCTTCTTCACACTGAGCAACGAGCTGAACAGCTACAAGCTCTTCCTAGCCAACTACAGCGGAAACGCCGGAGACTCTCTCCGCTACCACAACAACACCAACTTCAGCACCAAGCACAAGGACAACGACAAGTGTGTAGATGATTGTGCCCAGCTTCGCAAAG GTGGGTACTGGTACAACTGCTGTACTGACTCCAATCTAAATGGCATGTTCTACCGCTACGGCGCCCACACCAAGAACAGTGATGGCATAACCTGGTATGGCTGGCATGGACCAAACTATTCCCTCAAACGGGTGGAGATGAAGATCCGGCCCCAGAACTTCACCCCTTGA